Proteins encoded together in one Pseudomonas asiatica window:
- the dut gene encoding dUTP diphosphatase has translation MHALQAKILDPRLGTEFPLPQYATPGSAGLDLRALLKEDTVLEPGQTLLIPTGLSIYIGDPGLAAVILPRSGLGHKHGIVLGNLVGLIDSDYQGELMVSCWNRGNTPFTIAVGERIAQLVLVPVVQAHFDIVEAFDESQRGAGGFGHSGSH, from the coding sequence ATGCACGCTCTTCAAGCCAAGATCCTCGACCCACGCCTGGGCACCGAATTCCCCCTGCCGCAGTACGCCACCCCCGGCTCCGCCGGCCTGGACCTGCGCGCCCTGCTCAAGGAAGACACCGTCCTCGAGCCAGGCCAGACCCTGCTGATCCCCACCGGCCTGTCGATCTACATCGGCGACCCGGGCCTGGCGGCGGTGATCCTGCCGCGCTCGGGCCTGGGCCATAAGCACGGCATCGTGCTGGGCAACCTGGTCGGGCTGATCGACTCGGACTACCAGGGCGAGTTGATGGTGTCGTGCTGGAACCGCGGCAACACCCCGTTCACCATCGCCGTTGGCGAGCGCATTGCCCAGCTGGTGCTGGTACCGGTGGTACAGGCCCATTTCGACATCGTCGAAGCGTTCGATGAAAGCCAGCGCGGTGCTGGCGGCTTCGGCCATTCCGGCAGCCACTGA